A window of the Streptomyces finlayi genome harbors these coding sequences:
- a CDS encoding flavin-containing monooxygenase: MAQHEHVRVAVIGSGFGGLGAAVRLRREGTTDFVVLERAGSVGGTWRDNSYPGCACDVPSHLYSFSFAPNPEWPRTFSGQEHIRAYLEHVADTFGLRPHLRLNHEVTVMRWDNDELHWRIECANGATITADAVVSATGPLSDPKTPDIPGLADFPGKVFHSARWDHDYDLTGKRVAMIGTGASAIQIVPAIQPKAAKVTLFQRTPPWVMPRMDRAISGAERWLHRTLPLTGTARRGLLWGIRELQVSAFTKHPNQLGLVEKIAKSNIARSIKDPALRAKLTPSYRIGCKRILLSSAYYPALAQPNVDVVASGLTEVRGSTVVGGGGTSQDGVSGGGTETEVDAIIFGTGFHVTDMPIAERVVGAQGITLAEHWKGGMEALRGATAVGFPNWMTIIGPNTGLGNSSMILMIESQLNYMADYLRQLDVLGGRAALGARQSAVTAWNHRVQERMKRTVWNTGGCTSWYLDAEGRNTTVWPGTTAEFRRATRSVDLAEYEVIRVAKPGSAEDGKAPAEEAVA, encoded by the coding sequence ATGGCCCAGCACGAGCATGTACGAGTGGCGGTGATCGGATCCGGTTTCGGGGGCCTCGGCGCCGCTGTTCGGCTCCGCCGCGAAGGCACCACCGATTTCGTCGTCCTGGAACGGGCCGGTTCCGTCGGCGGTACCTGGCGAGACAACAGTTATCCGGGCTGCGCCTGTGACGTACCGTCCCACCTCTACTCCTTCTCGTTCGCACCCAACCCCGAGTGGCCGCGCACCTTTTCAGGGCAGGAGCACATCCGCGCCTACCTGGAGCACGTCGCCGACACCTTCGGGCTGCGCCCGCATCTCAGGCTCAACCACGAAGTGACCGTGATGCGCTGGGACAACGACGAGCTGCACTGGCGCATCGAGTGCGCCAACGGGGCCACGATCACCGCCGACGCCGTCGTCTCCGCGACCGGTCCGCTCTCCGACCCGAAGACGCCCGACATACCCGGGCTCGCCGATTTCCCCGGCAAGGTCTTCCACTCCGCCCGCTGGGACCACGACTACGACCTCACGGGCAAGCGCGTCGCGATGATCGGCACCGGCGCCTCCGCCATCCAGATCGTCCCGGCCATCCAGCCCAAGGCCGCCAAGGTGACGCTCTTCCAGCGCACCCCGCCCTGGGTCATGCCCCGCATGGACCGCGCCATCAGCGGCGCCGAGAGGTGGCTCCACCGCACCCTGCCGCTGACCGGCACCGCGCGCCGCGGACTGCTCTGGGGCATAAGGGAGTTGCAGGTAAGCGCCTTCACCAAGCACCCGAACCAGCTCGGCCTGGTGGAGAAGATCGCCAAGTCCAACATCGCCCGGTCGATCAAGGACCCGGCACTGCGGGCCAAGCTGACGCCCTCGTACCGCATCGGCTGCAAGCGCATCCTGCTGTCCAGCGCCTATTACCCGGCGCTCGCCCAGCCCAATGTGGATGTGGTCGCCTCAGGTCTGACCGAGGTGCGCGGCTCCACGGTTGTCGGCGGCGGGGGCACCTCCCAGGACGGAGTCTCTGGGGGAGGTACGGAGACCGAGGTCGACGCGATCATCTTCGGCACCGGTTTCCATGTGACGGACATGCCGATCGCCGAACGGGTCGTCGGCGCGCAGGGCATCACGCTCGCCGAGCACTGGAAGGGAGGCATGGAGGCGCTGCGCGGCGCGACCGCGGTCGGCTTCCCCAACTGGATGACGATCATCGGCCCCAACACCGGGCTCGGCAACTCCTCGATGATCCTGATGATCGAGTCGCAGCTGAACTACATGGCGGACTATCTGCGCCAGTTGGATGTCCTGGGCGGGCGCGCCGCACTCGGCGCACGCCAGTCGGCGGTGACGGCGTGGAACCACCGGGTCCAGGAACGGATGAAGCGCACCGTGTGGAACACCGGCGGCTGCACCAGCTGGTACCTCGACGCCGAAGGGCGCAACACCACGGTCTGGCCGGGGACGACGGCCGAGTTCCGCAGGGCGACGCGGTCGGTCGACCTGGCGGAGTACGAGGTGATCCGGGTAGCGAAGCCCGGGTCCGCCGAGGACGGCAAGGCACCGGCCGAGGAGGCTGTCGCATGA
- a CDS encoding alpha/beta fold hydrolase has protein sequence MSRLLRREDAPPVPVGELTAVSADGSRLHVELHGPEGAPAVVLAHGWTCSTHFWAAQIRDLAVDHRVIAYDQRGHGRSPEGGVAGYSTNALADDLEAVLAATLAPGEKAVLAGHSMGGMTLMAASRRAGLREHAAAVLLCSTGGSRLLAESLVIPLKAGAVRTRLTRAVLGARAPLGPVTPLSKRILKYATMGAGSAPERVDLCARIVHACPRRARVAWGHVLADLDLDTGVRELRVPTAVIAGAEDRLTPPVHARAIAAGLPQSLGLTELTGMGHMTPVEAPEIVTAKIRELVTEYVTVAATGKEEVA, from the coding sequence ATGAGCAGGCTGCTGCGGCGCGAGGACGCGCCGCCCGTGCCCGTAGGCGAACTGACCGCGGTCTCGGCCGACGGCTCGCGCCTCCATGTCGAACTGCACGGGCCCGAAGGCGCCCCCGCGGTCGTGCTCGCGCACGGCTGGACCTGCAGCACCCACTTCTGGGCCGCCCAGATACGTGACCTCGCCGTCGACCACCGGGTCATCGCCTACGACCAGCGCGGACACGGGAGGTCGCCCGAGGGCGGTGTCGCCGGCTACAGCACGAACGCCCTCGCCGACGACCTCGAAGCCGTCCTGGCGGCCACGCTCGCGCCGGGGGAGAAGGCGGTACTCGCCGGGCACTCCATGGGCGGCATGACGCTGATGGCCGCCTCGCGGCGGGCCGGACTGCGGGAGCACGCGGCGGCGGTCCTGCTGTGCAGCACCGGAGGTTCGCGGCTGCTCGCGGAGTCGCTGGTCATACCCCTCAAGGCCGGTGCGGTCCGGACCCGGCTCACCCGCGCGGTCCTCGGTGCGCGGGCACCGCTCGGGCCGGTCACGCCGCTCTCGAAGAGGATCCTCAAGTACGCCACGATGGGCGCCGGTTCGGCTCCCGAACGGGTCGACCTGTGCGCCCGCATCGTGCACGCGTGTCCCCGGCGGGCGCGGGTGGCCTGGGGCCATGTGCTCGCCGACCTCGATCTGGACACGGGGGTACGGGAGTTGCGGGTGCCGACCGCCGTGATCGCGGGTGCGGAGGACCGGCTGACGCCGCCCGTACACGCGCGCGCCATCGCCGCGGGGCTGCCGCAGAGCCTGGGACTGACCGAGCTGACGGGCATGGGCCATATGACACCGGTCGAAGCGCCGGAGATCGTCACAGCGAAGATCCGCGAACTGGTGACCGAGTACGTCACGGTGGCCGCCACGGGCAAGGAGGAGGTCGCATGA
- a CDS encoding SDR family oxidoreductase — protein MSNKRNLEGQVVVVTGAARGVGELLARKLSARGATLALVGLEPDELKQVSDRLHGESDHWHADVTDHVAMARVAQEVKQRFGKVDVVVANAGVAAGGPFVDSDPEAWRRVIEVNLIGGAVTGRAFLPVLMESRGYFLQIASLAAITPAPMMTAYCASKSGVEAFAHSLRAEVGYRGVRVGVGYLSWTDTDMVRGADEDDVMRELRQRLPWPSNRTYPLGPAVDRIVAGIERRSSHVYAQWWLRGMQSIRGCLPTVIGIVGQREMARFGDRLSGVGTGLVGAGGAADQEARTQSK, from the coding sequence ATGAGCAACAAGCGGAATCTCGAGGGACAGGTCGTCGTCGTCACCGGCGCGGCACGCGGGGTGGGCGAGCTGCTGGCCCGCAAGCTGTCGGCGCGCGGTGCGACGCTGGCACTGGTCGGCCTTGAGCCGGACGAGCTGAAGCAGGTCTCCGACCGGCTGCACGGGGAGAGCGACCACTGGCACGCGGACGTCACCGACCATGTCGCGATGGCCCGGGTCGCGCAGGAGGTCAAGCAGCGCTTCGGCAAGGTCGACGTGGTCGTCGCGAACGCGGGCGTCGCCGCGGGCGGGCCGTTCGTCGACTCGGACCCGGAGGCGTGGCGGCGGGTCATCGAGGTCAACCTGATCGGCGGGGCGGTGACCGGCCGGGCGTTCCTGCCGGTGCTCATGGAGAGCCGGGGCTACTTCCTCCAGATCGCGTCGCTGGCCGCGATCACCCCGGCACCGATGATGACGGCGTACTGCGCGTCGAAGTCGGGCGTCGAGGCGTTCGCGCACAGCCTGCGGGCCGAGGTCGGCTACCGGGGCGTACGGGTCGGGGTCGGCTATCTGTCCTGGACGGACACGGACATGGTGCGCGGCGCGGACGAGGACGACGTGATGCGGGAGCTGCGGCAGCGGCTGCCGTGGCCGTCGAACCGCACGTACCCGCTGGGCCCGGCCGTGGACCGGATCGTGGCGGGCATCGAGCGGCGTTCCTCGCACGTGTACGCGCAGTGGTGGCTCCGGGGGATGCAGTCGATACGTGGCTGTCTGCCGACGGTCATCGGGATCGTGGGGCAGCGCGAGATGGCGCGGTTCGGGGACCGTCTCTCGGGCGTCGGCACGGGTCTGGTGGGGGCCGGAGGCGCGGCTGACCAGGAGGCGCGCACGCAGAGTAAGTGA
- a CDS encoding S41 family peptidase, translating into MSDDVAYLRFPHLHKDLLCFAAEDDLWVSPLAPAGHRPGRAWRVTVDRTRVSHPRFSPDGSRIAYTTWRTLDPEIHLAPVDGGAARRLTYWGSTDARVCGWTPDPGDSSQILAVSSHNQPFSYFSWAYSVPTDGSPGGKLPWGPVSDIAVADIDGERRTLLLTGTPPHEPAAWKRYRGGAMGRLWLHGERLLPDIGGHLGSPMIIGRRIAFLSDHQGVGNLYSCALDGGDLRRHTDHDQFYARNASSDGHRVVYQCAGEVWLVDDLEAPDARPRKLEVRLGGPRTGRRSYQVPAASNVDSLSVDETGRASAVAVRGSLYWLTHRDGPARTITDTPGVRVRLPEMLGSGGQVAYVTDVNGDDAVEIAYLPRASGDREPRLLAAGQLGRVEEMTSDPEGERLAIASNDGRLLLLETAEAVVAEAVAADAVEPAGTGSTRADLVRAVAEASPAGEVTELIRSTNGPVRDLAFSPDGHWLTWSHPGVGRSLRQIKLARITGPGSPVVVDVTNGRFEDENPVFTGDGRYLAFLSWRGFDPVYDVHTGDLSFPLGCRPYLVPLSSATPSPFALLPDGRPAAGGLDPVDIADGGTGEGAAVSVEFEGLESRVTPFPVSASKYSALRPVSGGGLVWLRWPISGALGETFANPADMSGRPTLEHFNIAKARKTELVDHLDWFAVSGDASRLVVMDEGELRAVPATEAGDNDSTVYLDLRRILHEVDPPAEWRQAFGEASRIIRSYFWEPDMCGIDWPAVLDQYRPLVERVASPDEFADLMREVLGELGTSHAYVSPARRNEGPPHYQRAIGMLGANLVCRDGEWLIQRILPGDSSDSKARSPLAGTGIREGAVLTHVDGRPVDPVTGPYPLLTAAGSTTVELTFRPAGGGQPRRIAILPLIDERPLRYQDWVAKRRDVVRELSGGKCGYLHIPDMGGSGWAQFNRDLRLEVSRPALIVDVRGNAGGHISELVVEKLTRRILGWDLTRNAQAVSYASSAPRGPVVALADEATSSDGDMITAAFRLLKLGPVVGQRTWGGVVGMTGRHRLGDGTVITVPMNAAWFDTYGWSVENHGVEPDLEALRTPLDWAEGRHAVLDDAVRVALSLLAKHPASTPPAYATAPMLRRPPLPPR; encoded by the coding sequence GTGAGTGACGACGTCGCGTATCTCCGGTTCCCGCACCTCCACAAGGACTTGCTGTGCTTCGCGGCCGAGGACGACCTATGGGTCTCCCCCCTCGCCCCGGCGGGGCACCGACCCGGCCGCGCCTGGCGGGTGACCGTCGACCGGACGCGGGTCAGCCATCCGCGCTTCTCCCCCGACGGCAGCCGCATCGCCTATACGACCTGGCGCACGCTCGACCCCGAGATCCACCTGGCCCCCGTCGACGGCGGGGCCGCCCGCAGACTCACCTACTGGGGCTCGACCGACGCCCGGGTCTGCGGCTGGACTCCCGATCCGGGCGACTCCTCCCAGATCCTCGCCGTCTCCTCGCACAACCAGCCGTTCTCGTACTTCTCCTGGGCCTACAGCGTCCCCACCGACGGCAGCCCGGGCGGCAAGCTGCCCTGGGGCCCCGTCTCCGACATCGCGGTCGCCGACATCGACGGGGAGCGGCGCACCCTGCTGCTCACCGGTACGCCGCCGCACGAACCGGCAGCGTGGAAACGGTACCGGGGCGGCGCGATGGGGCGGCTCTGGCTGCACGGCGAGCGGCTGCTGCCGGACATCGGCGGCCACCTGGGCTCGCCGATGATCATCGGGCGCCGCATCGCCTTCCTCTCCGACCACCAGGGCGTCGGCAACCTGTACTCCTGCGCGCTGGACGGTGGTGATCTGCGCCGCCACACGGACCACGACCAGTTCTACGCCCGCAACGCCTCCAGCGACGGCCACCGGGTCGTGTACCAGTGCGCCGGCGAGGTGTGGCTGGTCGACGACCTCGAAGCGCCGGACGCCCGGCCCCGCAAGCTGGAGGTACGGCTCGGCGGACCGCGGACCGGGCGGCGCTCGTACCAGGTGCCCGCCGCGAGCAACGTCGACTCGCTGTCCGTCGACGAGACGGGCCGGGCGAGCGCCGTCGCCGTACGCGGCAGCCTGTACTGGCTCACGCACCGCGACGGCCCCGCCCGTACGATCACCGACACCCCGGGGGTCCGGGTGCGGCTGCCCGAGATGCTCGGCAGCGGCGGCCAGGTCGCGTACGTGACGGACGTGAACGGCGACGACGCCGTCGAGATCGCCTACCTGCCACGGGCCAGCGGCGACCGCGAACCCCGGCTGCTGGCCGCGGGGCAGCTGGGCCGGGTCGAGGAGATGACCTCCGACCCGGAGGGCGAGCGGCTCGCGATCGCCTCGAACGACGGACGGCTGCTGCTCCTGGAGACGGCGGAGGCCGTGGTCGCCGAGGCGGTGGCCGCGGACGCCGTGGAGCCGGCCGGCACCGGGTCCACCCGGGCCGATCTGGTGCGAGCCGTGGCCGAGGCCTCCCCCGCGGGGGAGGTCACCGAGCTGATCCGCTCCACGAACGGCCCGGTCCGTGATCTGGCCTTCTCACCCGACGGCCACTGGCTGACCTGGTCGCACCCGGGCGTCGGCCGGTCCCTGCGCCAGATCAAACTCGCACGGATCACGGGCCCCGGCTCCCCCGTCGTCGTCGACGTCACCAACGGCCGCTTCGAGGACGAGAACCCCGTCTTCACGGGCGACGGGCGTTACCTCGCCTTCCTCTCCTGGCGCGGCTTCGATCCGGTGTACGACGTCCACACCGGCGACCTCTCCTTCCCTCTGGGCTGCCGGCCCTACCTCGTCCCGCTGTCCTCGGCCACCCCGTCGCCGTTCGCCCTCCTGCCGGACGGCCGCCCGGCGGCGGGCGGACTCGACCCGGTGGACATCGCCGACGGAGGTACGGGCGAGGGAGCGGCGGTCAGCGTCGAGTTCGAGGGCCTGGAGAGCCGGGTGACGCCGTTCCCGGTCTCGGCGTCGAAGTACTCGGCGCTGCGCCCGGTCAGCGGCGGCGGGCTCGTCTGGCTGCGCTGGCCGATCTCCGGGGCGCTGGGCGAGACGTTCGCCAACCCGGCCGACATGTCGGGGCGGCCCACCCTGGAGCACTTCAACATCGCCAAGGCCCGGAAGACCGAACTCGTCGACCACCTCGACTGGTTCGCGGTCAGCGGCGACGCGAGCCGGCTGGTCGTCATGGACGAGGGCGAGCTGAGGGCCGTACCGGCGACCGAGGCCGGTGACAATGACTCCACGGTCTATCTCGATCTGCGCCGCATCCTGCACGAGGTCGACCCGCCGGCGGAGTGGCGTCAGGCGTTCGGGGAGGCGTCGCGGATCATCCGGTCCTACTTCTGGGAGCCGGACATGTGCGGCATCGACTGGCCGGCGGTGCTCGACCAGTACCGGCCGCTGGTCGAACGGGTCGCCTCCCCGGACGAGTTCGCCGACCTAATGCGCGAGGTCCTCGGCGAACTGGGCACCTCGCACGCGTACGTCTCCCCGGCCCGCCGCAACGAGGGGCCACCGCACTACCAGCGGGCCATCGGGATGCTCGGCGCGAATCTGGTGTGCAGGGACGGGGAGTGGCTGATCCAGCGCATCCTGCCCGGCGACTCCTCGGACTCCAAGGCGCGCTCGCCGCTCGCCGGTACGGGGATCAGGGAGGGCGCGGTCCTCACCCATGTCGACGGGCGGCCCGTCGATCCGGTGACGGGTCCGTATCCGCTGCTGACGGCGGCGGGCAGCACGACGGTGGAGCTGACGTTCCGCCCGGCGGGCGGCGGGCAGCCGCGCCGGATCGCGATCCTGCCGCTGATCGACGAGCGGCCGCTGCGCTACCAGGACTGGGTGGCCAAACGGCGTGACGTCGTACGGGAGTTGAGCGGCGGCAAGTGCGGGTATCTGCACATCCCCGACATGGGCGGCTCGGGGTGGGCCCAGTTCAACCGCGATCTGCGGCTGGAGGTGTCGCGGCCGGCGCTGATCGTGGACGTACGGGGCAACGCGGGCGGCCACATCAGCGAGCTGGTCGTGGAGAAGCTCACCCGCAGGATTCTGGGCTGGGACCTGACGCGTAACGCCCAGGCGGTCTCGTACGCGTCCAGCGCGCCCAGGGGTCCGGTGGTGGCCCTGGCCGACGAGGCGACGTCCTCGGACGGCGACATGATCACCGCCGCGTTCCGGCTGCTGAAGCTCGGGCCCGTGGTGGGGCAGCGGACGTGGGGCGGGGTGGTGGGAATGACGGGGCGCCACCGTCTGGGTGACGGCACGGTGATCACCGTGCCGATGAACGCCGCGTGGTTCGACACGTACGGCTGGTCGGTGGAGAACCACGGCGTGGAGCCGGATCTGGAGGCGCTGCGCACCCCGCTGGACTGGGCGGAGGGCCGTCACGCGGTGCTGGACGACGCGGTGCGGGTGGCGTTGAGCCTGCTGGCGAAGCACCCCGCGTCGACACCGCCGGCGTATGCGACGGCCCCGATGCTGCGACGTCCGCCGCTGCCGCCGCGGTAG
- a CDS encoding TetR/AcrR family transcriptional regulator, with protein sequence MARTRLTPERESELYAAVLDLLREVGYDALTMDAVAQRTHSSKATLYRQWGSKPKLVVTALRHNKPVSLAEIDTGSLRGDFHAALSRSDDCQMEKDSALMRGLGHAIHENPDLHQALRELLIEPEMTGLATLLNRAVDRGELRADNPALKYVPHMLIGAFAARQLVDDRAVDQAYIRDYFDAVVLPALGV encoded by the coding sequence ATGGCGCGCACCAGGCTCACGCCCGAGCGTGAGAGCGAGCTGTACGCCGCCGTCCTCGACCTGCTCCGCGAAGTGGGCTACGACGCCCTGACCATGGACGCCGTCGCCCAGCGCACCCACTCCAGCAAGGCCACCCTCTACCGCCAGTGGGGGAGCAAGCCCAAGCTGGTCGTCACCGCTCTTCGGCACAACAAGCCGGTGAGTCTCGCCGAGATCGACACCGGTTCGCTGCGCGGGGACTTCCACGCGGCACTCAGTCGTAGTGACGACTGCCAGATGGAGAAGGACTCCGCCCTGATGCGGGGTCTGGGCCATGCCATCCACGAGAATCCCGATCTGCACCAGGCGCTGCGCGAGCTGCTGATCGAGCCGGAGATGACCGGCCTCGCAACGCTGCTCAACCGGGCCGTGGACCGGGGTGAACTGCGCGCGGACAATCCGGCGCTGAAATATGTTCCGCACATGCTGATCGGCGCTTTCGCCGCCCGGCAGCTGGTCGACGACCGCGCGGTCGACCAGGCGTATATCCGTGACTACTTCGACGCCGTGGTCCTCCCCGCCCTCGGCGTCTGA
- a CDS encoding MMPL family transporter: protein MATFLYKLGRLAFRRRRFVALIWVALLTIAGVGMATASTATSSSFSIPGTEAQRAFDLLEQRNPGASAAGATARVVFKAPEGEKVTDPANKREITGIVKELQSGSDQIVSVADPFQTKAVSRNGSTAYISVSYEVSSMELTKKTTSALKDAGKDAQDSGMTVEIGGDALQVMPHTGTAEVIGVAIAAVVLVITFGSMVAAGLSLLTAIVGVGIGVGSITALASVLDLGSTTATLATMIGLAVGIDYALFIVSRYRAELAEGREGEEAAGRAVGTAGSAVVFAGLTVVIALVGLSVVNIPMLTKMGLAAAATVAIAVLIALTLVPAALGFAGKRVMGRKARKTADALAESGDKAEARPNMGTRWARFVLRKPVWVMLVGVLGLGVIAVPAASLEMGLPDDGSQPKSTTQRQAYDMLSDGFGPGFNGPLLVVVDTRNSSDGKAAAARVSEEIESIGVSAVTPAKFNKAGDTATITVIPKDRPSSVATENIVHSIRDAGGDIKKDTGAEVLVTGATAMNIDFSQKMNDALLPYLALVVSLAFLLLMLVFRSILVPLKAALGFLLSVVAALGAVVAVFQWGWLGSVFGVEQTGPIMSMMPIFMVGVVFGLAMDYEVFLVTRMREAYVHGESPGQAIVTGFKHGARVVTAAAVIMMAVFSGFIGSSESMIKMIGFSLAIAVFFDAFVVRMAIVPAVLALLGKRAWWLPRWLDRVLPNVDVEGEGLRKELTDTPGASAGEAGGERELTRV, encoded by the coding sequence GTGGCCACTTTCCTTTACAAACTCGGACGGCTCGCCTTCCGGCGCCGCCGCTTCGTCGCCCTGATCTGGGTGGCGTTGCTGACGATCGCCGGGGTCGGTATGGCCACCGCGTCCACCGCCACCTCGAGCTCGTTCTCGATTCCTGGTACGGAAGCGCAGCGCGCCTTCGATCTGCTGGAACAGCGCAACCCCGGCGCCAGTGCTGCCGGGGCCACCGCCCGCGTCGTCTTCAAGGCGCCCGAGGGCGAGAAGGTGACCGACCCCGCCAACAAGCGCGAGATCACCGGCATCGTCAAGGAGTTGCAGTCCGGCTCGGATCAGATCGTCTCCGTCGCCGACCCGTTCCAGACGAAGGCCGTGAGCCGGAACGGTTCGACGGCGTACATCTCGGTCTCCTACGAGGTCAGCTCCATGGAACTGACCAAGAAGACCACCAGCGCCCTGAAGGACGCGGGCAAGGACGCGCAGGACAGCGGTATGACGGTGGAGATCGGCGGTGACGCCCTCCAGGTCATGCCGCACACCGGGACCGCCGAGGTCATCGGCGTGGCCATCGCCGCCGTCGTTCTGGTCATCACCTTCGGTTCGATGGTCGCCGCCGGGCTGTCGCTGCTGACCGCGATCGTCGGGGTCGGAATCGGGGTCGGATCGATCACCGCGCTGGCCAGTGTGCTGGACCTCGGCAGCACCACGGCGACCCTCGCCACAATGATCGGTCTCGCGGTCGGCATCGACTACGCCCTCTTCATCGTCTCCCGCTACCGCGCCGAACTGGCCGAGGGCCGGGAGGGCGAGGAGGCCGCCGGGCGGGCCGTCGGCACGGCCGGATCCGCGGTCGTCTTCGCGGGCCTGACCGTGGTCATCGCCCTGGTCGGGCTCTCCGTCGTCAACATCCCGATGCTGACGAAGATGGGCCTGGCAGCCGCCGCGACCGTCGCCATCGCTGTCCTCATCGCGCTCACCCTCGTCCCGGCCGCCCTCGGCTTCGCGGGCAAGCGGGTCATGGGACGCAAGGCGCGCAAGACCGCAGACGCCCTCGCCGAGTCCGGCGACAAGGCCGAGGCGAGGCCGAACATGGGCACTCGCTGGGCGAGGTTCGTCCTGCGCAAGCCGGTGTGGGTCATGCTGGTCGGCGTCCTCGGACTCGGCGTCATCGCCGTACCGGCCGCCTCGCTGGAGATGGGTCTGCCCGACGACGGCTCCCAGCCGAAGTCGACCACGCAGCGCCAGGCGTACGACATGCTCTCCGACGGCTTCGGCCCCGGCTTCAACGGGCCCCTGCTGGTCGTCGTCGACACGCGGAACAGCTCCGACGGGAAGGCCGCAGCCGCGCGGGTCTCCGAGGAGATCGAGTCAATCGGCGTCAGTGCCGTCACTCCGGCCAAGTTCAACAAGGCCGGCGACACCGCGACGATCACGGTCATCCCCAAGGACCGGCCCTCCTCCGTCGCCACGGAGAACATCGTCCACTCCATCCGCGACGCGGGCGGTGACATCAAGAAGGACACCGGAGCCGAGGTACTGGTCACCGGTGCCACCGCGATGAACATCGACTTCTCGCAGAAGATGAACGACGCGCTGCTGCCCTATCTGGCCCTCGTCGTCAGTCTGGCCTTCCTGCTCCTGATGCTCGTCTTCCGTTCGATCCTGGTGCCCCTGAAGGCGGCTCTCGGCTTCCTGCTCTCGGTCGTCGCGGCCCTGGGCGCGGTCGTCGCGGTCTTCCAGTGGGGCTGGCTCGGCTCGGTCTTCGGTGTGGAACAGACCGGCCCGATCATGAGCATGATGCCGATCTTCATGGTCGGTGTGGTCTTCGGTCTCGCCATGGACTACGAGGTCTTCCTCGTCACGCGGATGCGAGAGGCGTACGTCCACGGGGAGTCGCCCGGCCAGGCGATCGTCACCGGCTTCAAGCACGGTGCCCGCGTGGTGACGGCAGCCGCGGTGATCATGATGGCCGTCTTCTCCGGCTTCATCGGCTCCAGTGAGTCGATGATCAAGATGATCGGCTTCTCCCTCGCCATCGCCGTCTTCTTCGACGCTTTCGTGGTGCGGATGGCGATCGTGCCGGCCGTACTCGCCCTGCTCGGCAAGCGTGCCTGGTGGCTGCCGCGCTGGCTGGACCGTGTGCTGCCCAATGTGGACGTCGAGGGCGAGGGGCTCCGCAAGGAGCTCACCGACACTCCCGGCGCCTCCGCCGGGGAGGCGGGCGGTGAGCGCGAGCTGACCCGGGTCTGA
- a CDS encoding SsgA family sporulation/cell division regulator: MSPVIEEHARARLITDGPLTRPVPVDLRFDPADASPTVHVSFASGTDWAVGRDLLESGLRFPAERGNVRVWPCGRAQLIVELHSADGVEVFQIDNAPLIRFLHRTYEATEPTEPAPAPAATTASTSTP, encoded by the coding sequence ATGTCCCCCGTGATCGAAGAGCACGCCCGAGCCCGGCTCATCACCGACGGCCCCCTCACCCGCCCTGTCCCCGTCGACCTGCGGTTCGACCCCGCCGACGCGTCACCGACCGTCCATGTGTCCTTCGCCAGCGGAACGGACTGGGCCGTCGGCCGCGATCTCCTGGAGAGCGGACTCCGCTTCCCCGCCGAGCGCGGCAACGTCCGGGTCTGGCCCTGCGGGCGCGCCCAGCTCATCGTGGAACTGCACTCGGCCGACGGTGTCGAGGTGTTCCAGATCGACAACGCGCCACTGATCCGCTTCCTGCACCGGACCTACGAGGCGACGGAGCCCACGGAGCCGGCCCCGGCGCCGGCCGCCACGACGGCCTCCACGAGCACGCCCTGA